Proteins co-encoded in one Corylus avellana chromosome ca9, CavTom2PMs-1.0 genomic window:
- the LOC132191969 gene encoding L-type lectin-domain containing receptor kinase IV.1-like, with translation MQNKDMLSNLVFLLLLPISLVASENTSFTYLGFQSANLSLDGIAGITSTGLLKLTNGTKQQKGHAFYPNPITFKNSSNGTASSFSTTFVFAIISEYPTFSSHGFAFVIAPTRGLPGALQAQYLGLFNNSNDGNSTNHVVAIELDTILNSEFGDINDNHVGIDINSLTSEKSAAAGYYDDNNGAFRNLTLISGRQMQVWVEYDGVEKKIEVTLAPINVRKPKTPLLSLSSDLSPVIEDNMYVGFSSSTASILTAHYVLGWSFKVNGQAPELDVSQLPKLPRIGGKPRSKFLTIGLPWIIVSLASVAISAVVYAIRRKEKFAELLEDWEIQYGPHRFKYKDLYIATKGFRDKELLGAGGFGRVYRGILPTSKIEIAVKRVSHESRQGMKQFVAEIVSIGRLRHRNLVPLLGYCRRKGELLLVYDYMPNGSLDKYLFDQPKVTLSWSQRFQVIIGVASGLFYLHEEWEQIVIHRDIKASNVLLDGELNARLGDFGLARLYDHGTDPQTTHVVGTLGYLAPEHSRSGKATPSTDVFAFGAFLLEVACGRRPIEPREEADDVLLLDWVFSHWNRGEILEARDVNLGADYVAEEVELVLKLGLLCSHSEPAARPSMRQVMQFLEGDFPLPDLSSLGLCASGLTFAHNREGGFSDFAMSYPSSGDRFTQSSFAAESLLSGGR, from the coding sequence ATGCAAAATAAAGACATGTTGTCCAACCTAGTATTCCTTCTGCTTCTGCCAATTAGCTTAGTAGCCTCAGAAAATACCAGCTTCACTTACCTCGGGTTTCAATCGGCAAATCTAAGCCTAGACGGCATAGCCGGTATCACTTCAACTGGCCTTTTGAAGCTCACTAATGGCACCAAACAGCAAAAGGGTCATGCTTTCTACCCGAATCCAATAACCTTCAAGAACTCGTCCAATGGCACCGCTTCCTCCTTCTCTACCACCTTTGTATTTGCTATCATTTCTGAATATCCCACTTTTAGCAGTCATGGGTTTGCTTTCGTGATTGCTCCCACAAGAGGGCTCCCAGGAGCTCTGCAAGCCCAGTACCTTGGCCTTTTCAATAATAGCAACGATGGTAATTCCACCAATCATGTTGTCGCCATAGAGCTCGATACCATCCTGAACAGCGAGTTTGGTGACATCAATGATAACCATGTTGGGATTGATATAAATAGCTTGACGTCCGAGAAATCTGCTGCCGCAGGATATTATGATGATAACAATGGTGCGTTTAGGAATCTGACTCTTATCAGTGGCCGCCAAATGCAAGTGTGGGTGGAATATGACGGTGTCGAGAAGAAAATTGAGGTCACTTTGGCTCCAATTAATGTCAGAAAACCCAAGACTCCGCTCTTGTCTTTGTCCTCTGATCTTTCACCGGTCATTGAAGACAACATGTATGTTGGCTTCTCGTCCTCAACTGCGTCAATTCTAACAGCCCATTATGTTTTGGGTTGGAGCTTTAAGGTGAACGGCCAGGCTCCAGAACTTGATGTCTCTCAACTTCCCAAGCTGCCTCGGATTGGAGGTAAACCCAGATCTAAATTTTTGACAATTGGGTTGCCTTGGATTATTGTTAGTTTAGCCTCGGTAGCAATTTCAGCTGTAGTTTATGCCATAAGAAGGAAGGAGAAGTTTGCAGAATTGCTAGAAGACTGGGAGATTCAATATGGGCCTCACCGATTCAAatacaaagatctttatattGCCACAAAAGGATTTAGGGACAAAGAGCTGTTGGGTGCCGGTGGATTTGGTAGGGTGTATAGAGGTATACTGCCTACCTCAAAAATTGAGATTGCAGTGAAGAGGGTCTCCCATGAATCAAGGCAGGGAATGAAACAATTTGTTGCAGAAATTGTAAGCATTGGTCGGCTTCGTCACAGGAATTTGGTACCACTCTTGGGGTATTGCCGGCGAAAGGGAGAGCTGCTTTTGGTGTATGACTACATGCCCAACGGTAGTCTAGACAAGTATCTCTTCGACCAACCAAAGGTTACCCTGAGCTGGAGCCAGAGATTTCAAGTAATCATAGGTGTGGCGTCGGGGCTGTTTTATTTGCACGAAGAATGGGAGCAGATTGTTATTCACAGAGATATCAAGGCTAGTAATGTCTTGCTAGATGGTGAATTGAATGCCAGATTAGGAGACTTCGGTCTTGCAAGATTATATGATCATGGAACTGATCCTCAAACAACCCATGTGGTTGGAACTCTTGGGTATCTTGCGCCGGAGCATAGTCGAAGCGGCAAGGCCACGCCAAGCACCGATGTGTTCGCTTTTGGGGCATTTTTGCTTGAGGTTGCTTGTGGAAGGAGACCAATAGAGCCACGGGAAGAAGCAGATGATGTTCTTTTGCTTGATTGGGTGTTTTCTCATTGGAACCGAGGCGAAATTCTTGAGGCAAGAGATGTAAATTTAGGTGCAGATTATGTAGCAGAGGAAGTAGAGCTGGTTTTGAAACTTGGGTTGCTCTGCTCTCATTCAGAGCCGGCAGCTAGGCCAAGCATGCGCCAAGTAATGCAGTTCTTGGAGGGTGATTTTCCTCTCCCAGATTTATCATCGCTTGGCCTTTGTGCTAGCGGCTTAACATTTGCGCATAATAGGGAAGGTGGTTTCAGTGATTTTGCCATGTCCTATCCGTCTTCAGGGGATAGGTTTACACAGTCTTCTTTTGCCGCAGAGTCGCTTCTCTCAGGAGGTCGCTGA